TCTGGTATTTTGCTTCCAGTAGTTCCTGGGTAAGGGCAGCAGGTTTGGTATTAGGCATTTCCATAAAGCTGGTTACACCACCAGCTACCGCAGCGCGGGCCTCCGTATAGATAGTAGCTTTGTTGGTAAGTCCTGGTTCCCGGAAATGCACCTGGTCATCAATTGCACCCGGCAGTAAGTGTTTGCCTTCTCCGTTTATCTCGGTGAAATTACCGGTAGCTTCAATCTGCGGGGCTATTTTTTCAATCCGGTTACCTTTAATCCATACGTCTTGTACCGTAGTGCTGCCTTCATTTACGACAGCAATATTCCTGATCAGATAGTTTTGCATGCCGCAAAGATAGCAAAGTTTGTAATTGGCCGTTTGTGTGCAGGATTGATCTGATTTAGCCCAGGCTAAATCAGGAGAAAAACTGCCTGTGAACTTAGCCTTCCAGATGAATAGAAAATACGATCATGCGGGAATGCATCTGATCAATCACGTTGGAATAGCGCAGGTGTTTATCCTTTACATGTACGTTGCCCAGGCCGTTACTGATCTTGATTTCGGGAGAGAAGATAAAGCTGGGGAAATAGAACTCAAAACCGGCTCCTACTTCATAGCCATAATCTGTTTTACTGATCTTTACGAGGTCTTCTGCCCGCCGGGCCCTTGCATTGGAGGCCAGGTCATAATCAAATTTTAATCCTGCGATGGTGTATACGCGCATATTGCCGATACGGTCTGATTTAAATTTGATTTGCAGGGGAAAGCTCAGTAAAATGGATTCGATCTTTTTATCGGTGTCCTGTGGTTTGGGATAGGTTTCCCGGTAATACAGGTTTTTAGAGGCAAAGATGAGCTGTGGATTAAACCGGAGATCAAACCGGCTATTCAATCTGGCATTCGCCAGGAGGCCCA
The Chitinophaga sp. H8 DNA segment above includes these coding regions:
- a CDS encoding outer membrane beta-barrel protein; translation: MLHLLRYPLICLLLWQSVPAMAQTYLNMEEHDAKPYYFGITLAANQSYFKMYHSTAFLADDSIMVAEPLKTMGFNLGLLANARLNSRFDLRFNPQLIFASKNLYYRETYPKPQDTDKKIESILLSFPLQIKFKSDRIGNMRVYTIAGLKFDYDLASNARARRAEDLVKISKTDYGYEVGAGFEFYFPSFIFSPEIKISNGLGNVHVKDKHLRYSNVIDQMHSRMIVFSIHLEG